In a genomic window of Glycine max cultivar Williams 82 chromosome 13, Glycine_max_v4.0, whole genome shotgun sequence:
- the LOC100777463 gene encoding peroxidase 19: MSLPSFATTSFSFLFTSFFVFFILCGNSSSSLAIHANTTRPPRQLSVSYYAKSCPQVEQLVGSVTSQQFKESPVSGPATIRLLFHDCFVGGCDASILIASKPGSKELAEKDAEDNRDLKVEAFETVRKAKEQVERKCPGVVSCADILVIAARDYVHLAGGPYYQVKKGRWDGKISTASRVASNIPHANSTVDQLIKLFTSKGLTTQDLVALSGAHTIGFAHCKNFVARLYSYRGKAQPDPNMDPKLLHVLRMYCPNFGGNSDIVAPFDATTPFLFDHAYYGNLQKKLGLLASDQTLALDPRTKPIVEDLAKDKQKFFKAFVGAMDKLSLVKVVRGKRHGEKRRDCSMHM, from the exons ATGTCTCTCCCTTCTTTTGCTAccacttctttttcatttctattcacatctttctttgttttcttcatcttgtgtggaaattcttcatcttcCTTAGCAATACATGCCAACACTACACGCCCCCCTCGCCAGCTCTCAGTAAGTTACTATGCCAAATCATGCCCTCAGGTAGAACAGCTTGTTGGCTCAGTCACCTCTCAACAATTCAAAGAATCACCTGTTTCTGGCCCTGCCACCATTCGTCTCCTCTTCCATGATTGTTTTGTAGGA GGTTGTGATGCATCAATTTTAATAGCATCAAAGCCTGGGAGCAAGGAGTTGGCAGAGAAAGATGCAGAGGATAATAGAGACTTGAAGGTGGAAGCTTTTGAGACTGTGAGAAAGGCTAAGGAACAAGTGGAGAGAAAGTGCCCTGGTGTGGTGTCATGTGCGGACATTCTTGTAATTGCAGCCAGAGATTATGTTCACCTG GCAGGAGGGCCCTATTACCAAGTGAAGAAGGGAAGATGGGATGGAAAGATATCAACGGCATCAAGGGTGGCCTCCAACATCCCTCATGCAAACTCCACCGTTGATCAACTCATCAAACTCTTCACCTCAAAGGGTCTAACCACACAAGACCTAGTAGCCCTATCAGGGGCCCACACAATAGGGTTTGCCCACTGCAAGAACTTCGTGGCCCGCCTCTACAGTTAccgaggcaaggctcaaccGGACCCAAACATGGACCCAAAACTATTACATGTACTTAGAATGTATTGTCCAAACTTTGGTGGAAACTCTGACATTGTTGCCCCTTTTGATGCCactaccccattcctatttGACCATGCCTATTATGGTAACTTGCAAAAGAAGTTGGGCTTGTTGGCATCTGACCAGACCTTGGCTTTGGACCCACGAACCAAGCCCATTGTTGAGGATCTTGCAAAGGACAAGCAGAAGTTTTTTAAAGCTTTTGTGGGGGCTATGGACAAATTGAGTTTGGTGAAAGTGGTGAGAGGGAAAAGGCATGGGGAGAAAAGAAGAGATTGTAGCATGCATATGTGA
- the LOC732620 gene encoding SNI1 isoform X1: protein MENPSSGERWSRAGIDDNMLAMFDASETKDVHQDALDDRIAFIDAVRASCEHGKPPTSKIFGAVFHMLRTGKSLELIVGSYKLLVDLDKHFPRVYLSGMDDSRSSSNSPSKLVVVKEAWAPIIGFVDKATAVSEAGDKQSGGSLDHSSFQALIEELAEILSETKFEAASMEPLRNMLIFQYLVVVFEDDFLPRNATLNWSMQRESLLSLLLGSRKINYKSLMKYFMAILCQLSQLQSELSKHPVLQESSESKLSKNCHTALSLALHGVLKDTCVSMEKLLVMIMDLDMARKIADIEGHTTRGDSPRTPLMDIILDELSYNKDSVPVFLKIFSESKWKLEIVVQYLWKYITKPSVRTRKSNGHTEDATFDGALKCFSNKTGTKSLIKKIGVDVVQFLLAHGFQAHLSILSKGNAGDKQGGDSAIVDSCQTFISAFDSLRSTDAQMEILSIGKEALFTAATIIFMKS, encoded by the exons ATGGAGAACCCTAGCAGTGGTGAAAGATGGAGCAGAGCAGGAATCGATGACAACATGCTGGCTATGTTTGATGCCTCCGAAACCAAGGATGTTCATCAAGATGCCCTAGATGACC GGATTGCTTTTATTGATGCTGTTCGTGCTTCTTGTGAACATGGAAAACCGCCCACTTC AAAGATTTTTGGGGCAGTTTTCCACATGCTGAGGACAGGGAAGTCTCTAGAGTTGATTGTGGGAAGTTATAAGCTTCTGGTTGATTTAGACAAG caCTTCCCTCGTGTGTATTTATCTGGCATGGATGATTCCCGATCATCATCTAACTCTCCATCAAAATTGGTTGTGGTTAAAGAG GCATGGGCTCCCATTATTGGTTTCGTGGATAAGGCCACTGCTGTTAGTGAAGCCGGTGACAAACAGTCTGGTGGATCTCTTGACCACTCT AGCTTTCAAGCTCTGATTGAAGAGCTGGCTGAAATTTTATCTGAGACCAAATTTGAAGCAGCAAGCATGGAG CCCTTGAGGAACATGTTAATCTTTCAGTACCTTGTCGTTGTTTTTGAGGATGATTTTCTACCTCGCAACG CAACCTTGAACTGGAGCATGCAGAGGGAGTCTTTGCTCAGCCTGCTActg GGATCTaggaaaataaattacaaaagctTGATGAAGTATTTCATGGCAATTCTGTGTCAACTATCTCAACTTCAAAGTGAACTCAGTAAACATCCAGTGCTTCAAGAAAGTTCTGAATCTAAGTTATCCAAAAATTGTCATACTGCACTATCTCTTGCTTTACATGGAGTATTAAAGGACACATGTGTCTCAATGGAGAAACTTCTAGTGATG ATTATGGACCTTGATATGGCAAGGAAGATAGCAGATATTGAAGGTCACACTACAAGAGGAGACAGTCCAAg AACACCTTTGATGGACATAATTCTGGATGAACTCTCTTACAACAAAGATAGTGTCCCTGTTTTTCTTAAG ATCTTCAGTGAATCTAAATGGAAGCTAGAAATAGTTGTGCAGTATCTGTGGAAATACATAACCAAG CCTTCTGTTCGTACCCGCAAGTCAAATGGTCATACTGAGGATGCAACATTTGATGGGGCTTTGAAGTGCTTTTCAAATAAAACTGGCACTAAgagcttaataaaaaaaattggtgtagATGTAGTTCAATTCCTTCTGGCTCATGGTTTTCag GCTCACTTGTCAATATTGTCAAAAGGAAATGCTGGTGATAAACAAGGGGGAGACAGTGCTATTGTGGATTCGTGTCAGACTTTTATCTCTGCTTTTGATAGTTTGAGAAGCACAGATGC GCAAATGGAGATATTGTCTATAGGAAAAGAGGCACTATTTACTGCGGCAACTATTATCTTCATGAAATCATAG
- the LOC732620 gene encoding SNI1 (The RefSeq protein has 1 substitution compared to this genomic sequence) translates to MENPSSGERWSRAGIDDNMLAMFDASETKDVHQDALDDRIAFIDAVRASCEHGKPPTSKIFGAVFHMLRTGKSLELIVGSYKLLVDLDKHFPRVYLSGMDDSRSSSNSPSKLVVVKEAWAPIIGFVDKATAVSEAGDKQSGGSLDHSSFQALIEELAEILSETKFEAASMEPLRNMLIFQYLVVVFEDDFLPRNATLNWSMQRESLLSLLLGSRKINYKSLMKYFMAILCQLSQLQSELSKHPVLQESSESKLSKNCHTALSLALHGVLKDTCVSMEKLLVMIMDLDMARKIADIEGHTTRGDSPRTPLMDIILDELSYNKDSVPVFLKIFSESKWKLEIVVQYLWKYITKPSVRTRKSNGHTEDATFDGALKCFSNKTGTKSLIKKIGVDVVQFLLAHGFQAHLSILSKGNAGDKQGGDSAIVDSCQTFISAFDSLRSTDAHMEILSIGKEALFTAATIIFMKS, encoded by the exons ATGGAGAACCCTAGCAGTGGTGAAAGATGGAGCAGAGCAGGAATCGATGACAACATGCTGGCTATGTTTGATGCCTCCGAAACCAAGGATGTTCATCAAGATGCCCTAGATGACC GGATTGCTTTTATTGATGCTGTTCGTGCTTCTTGTGAACATGGAAAACCGCCCACTTC AAAGATTTTTGGGGCAGTTTTCCACATGCTGAGGACAGGGAAGTCTCTAGAGTTGATTGTGGGAAGTTATAAGCTTCTGGTTGATTTAGACAAG caCTTCCCTCGTGTGTATTTATCTGGCATGGATGATTCCCGATCATCATCTAACTCTCCATCAAAATTGGTTGTGGTTAAAGAG GCATGGGCTCCCATTATTGGTTTCGTGGATAAGGCCACTGCTGTTAGTGAAGCCGGTGACAAACAGTCTGGTGGATCTCTTGACCACTCT AGCTTTCAAGCTCTGATTGAAGAGCTGGCTGAAATTTTATCTGAGACCAAATTTGAAGCAGCAAGCATGGAG CCCTTGAGGAACATGTTAATCTTTCAGTACCTTGTCGTTGTTTTTGAGGATGATTTTCTACCTCGCAACG CAACCTTGAACTGGAGCATGCAGAGGGAGTCTTTGCTCAGCCTGCTActg GGATCTaggaaaataaattacaaaagctTGATGAAGTATTTCATGGCAATTCTGTGTCAACTATCTCAACTTCAAAGTGAACTCAGTAAACATCCAGTGCTTCAAGAAAGTTCTGAATCTAAGTTATCCAAAAATTGTCATACTGCACTATCTCTTGCTTTACATGGAGTATTAAAGGACACATGTGTCTCAATGGAGAAACTTCTAGTGATG ATTATGGACCTTGATATGGCAAGGAAGATAGCAGATATTGAAGGTCACACTACAAGAGGAGACAGTCCAAg AACACCTTTGATGGACATAATTCTGGATGAACTCTCTTACAACAAAGATAGTGTCCCTGTTTTTCTTAAG ATCTTCAGTGAATCTAAATGGAAGCTAGAAATAGTTGTGCAGTATCTGTGGAAATACATAACCAAG CCTTCTGTTCGTACCCGCAAGTCAAATGGTCATACTGAGGATGCAACATTTGATGGGGCTTTGAAGTGCTTTTCAAATAAAACTGGCACTAAgagcttaataaaaaaaattggtgtagATGTAGTTCAATTCCTTCTGGCTCATGGTTTTCag GCTCACTTGTCAATATTGTCAAAAGGAAATGCTGGTGATAAACAAGGGGGAGACAGTGCTATTGTGGATTCGTGTCAGACTTTTATCTCTGCTTTTGATAGTTTGAGAAGCACAGATGC GCAAATGGAGATATTGTCTATAGGAAAAGAGGCACTATTTACTGCGGCAACTATTATCTTCATGAAATCATAG
- the LOC100804919 gene encoding GDSL esterase/lipase At5g45960, translated as MEASNSHSFLSLVHLFVLFLLLCFVVTIEANSKKKVSAFYVFGDSTVDPGNNNFIDTAFRSDFPPYGRDFVNQAATGRFTNGKLGTDFLASYLGLKELVPPYLDPNLSDKELVTGVSFASAGSGFDPLTPMLGNVIPVAKQLEYFKEYKKRLEGTLGKKRTEYHISNALFFISAGTNDYVINYFSLPIRRKTYTTPLTYGHFLLQHVKEFIQNLWKEGARKIALVGVPPMGCLPIMITLNSHNVFLERGCVDKYSAVARDHNMMLQHELFLMQLNFSNTNPAGAKISYLDIYGPLDDMIQAHQNLGFDEVDRGCCGSGYIEATFMCNGVSYVCSDPSKFVFWDSIHPTEKAYYDLFMAARPTIDALING; from the exons ATGGAAGCCTCTAACTCACATTCGTTTCTCTCTCTTGTGCACCTTTTTGTGCTTTTCTTATTGTTATGTTTTGTGGTTACAATTGAAGCTAATTCAAAGAAGAAGGTCTCAGCCTTTTATGTGTTTGGAGACTCCACAGTAGACCCAGGAAACAACAACTTCATAGACACGGCTTTCAGGAGCGATTTTCCTCCCTATGGTAGAGATTTTGTTAACCAGGCTGCCACTGGAAGGTTCACCAATGGGAAGCTTGGCACTGATTTTCTTG CTTCATATCTGGGCCTAAAAGAGTTGGTGCCGCCATATTTGGATCCAAATCTCAGCGACAAAGAACTTGTAACTGGTGTCAGTTTTGCCTCTGCTGGTTCTGGGTTTGACCCTCTCACTCCAATGCTGGGG AATGTAATTCCAGTAGCAAAGCAGTTGGAATATTTCAAAGAATACAAAAAGAGGTTAGAGGGTACGCTTGGTAAGAAAAGAACCGAATATCATATAAGCAatgctttatttttcatcaGCGCAGGCACAAATGACTACGTCATTAACTATTTTTCGTTGCCAATACGAAGAAAGACCTACACCACCCCCTTAACCTACGGACACTTCTTGCTTCAACACGTAAAAGAATTCATACAG AATTTATGGAAAGAAGGTGCACGGAAAATAGCTTTGGTTGGAGTACCTCCAATGGGATGCTTGCCGATCATGATCACCTTGAATTCCCATAATGTCTTTCTCGAACGTGGTTGTGTGGACAAGTATTCTGCTGTTGCAAGAGATCACAATATGATGCTTCAACATGAATTGTTCTTAATGCAACTAAATTTCTCCAATACTAACCCTGCCGGTGCTAAAATATCTTACCTCGACATATATGGACCCTTGGATGACATGATTCAAGCGCATCAAAACCTAG GTTTTGATGAGGTTGATCGTGGTTGTTGTGGAAGTGGTTACATCGAAGCAACTTTTATGTGTAATGGGGTTTCATATGTGTGCTCTGATCCATCTAAGTTTGTCTTCTGGGATTCAATACACCCTACGGAGAAGGCATACTATGACCTATTTATGGCCGCCCGTCCCACAATTGATGCCCTTATCAATGGCTAG
- the LOC100805460 gene encoding rac-like GTP-binding protein RAC13 — MSTARFIKCVTVGDGAVGKTCMLISYTSNTFPTDYVPTVFDNFSANVTVDGSTVNLGLWDTAGQEDYNRLRPLSYRGADVFLLCYSLISKASYENISKKWIPELRHYAPNVPIVLVGTKLDLRDNKQFLIDHPGSARITTAQGEELKKMIGAVTYIECSSKTQLNVKTVFDAAIKVALKPPKPKKKPRKKRTCTFL; from the exons ATGAGTACGGCAAGGTTTATCAAGTGTGTAACAGTTGGAGATGGTGCTGTGGGAAAGACATGCATGCTTATATCCTATACCAGCAATACCTTTCCCACG GATTATGTTCCAACAGTGTTTGACAATTTCAGTGCTAATGTAACGGTGGATGGTAGTACTGTTAATCTTGGTTTATGGGACACTGCAG GACAAGAAGATTACAACAGGCTAAGGCCTTTAAGCTATAGAGGAGCTGATGTGTTTTTGTTGTGCTATTCTCTCATCAGCAAAGCCAGTTATGAGAACATCTCCAAAAAG TGGATACCTGAGCTAAGACATTATGCTCCAAATGTGCCTATAGTGCTGGTGGGAACAAAACTAG ATTTGCGAGATAACAAGCAATTTCTGATTGATCATCCGGGATCCGCACGAATAACAACTGCTCAG GGTGAAGAATTGAAGAAAATGATTGGTGCAGTCACTTATATTGAGTGCAGCTCCAAAACACAGCTG AATGTGAAGACAGTTTTTGATGCTGCAATAAAGGTTGCATTGAAGCCACCAAAGCCAAAGAAGAAACCACGCAAGAAAAGGACCTGTACTTTCCTCTGA